Proteins found in one Rhodovulum sp. MB263 genomic segment:
- the topA gene encoding type I DNA topoisomerase codes for MPVVVVESPAKAKTINKYLGSDYTVLASYGHVRDLPPKDGSVDPEQGFEMTWEVGSDSKKHVKAIADALKEDNALILATDPDREGEAISWHLEETLRARRAIKKDTAVSRVVFNAITKSAVTEAMKNPRTVDEPLVHAYLARRALDYLVGFNLSPVLWRKLPGAKSAGRVQSVCLRLIVEREMEIEAFRAREYWTVSAQFATPRGQIYEARLITLGGQKLDKFDLGTATDAELAVRAVESREFTVAAVEAKPGTRNPAPPFMTSTLQQEASRKFGFGARQTMQAAQRLYEAGIITYMRTDGIDMAPEAVMAARDAIKDRYGADYVPKSPRMYKNKAKNAQEAHECIRPTEMTRDPSKLRVTDEDQRKLYDLIWKRTIASQMEAARLERTTVDVESADREVVLRATGQVVLFDGFLKVYEEGRDDTEDGDDRRLPQIAQGEPARPASADRFAADYATLAGTGSAARDPELIEAPAEDRVLRCDRAILDAGKAILAQQHFTQPPPRYTEATLVKRMEELGIGRPSTYASIVTTIQDRGYVLKDKNRLIPEDKGRLVTAFLSNYFSRYVGYEFTANLEDELDDVSAGERAYLDVLSRFWKDFSAAIAETADLRISEVLDKIDDVLAPHLYPPREDGSDPRICPKCGAGRLNLKTARSGGAFIGCSNYPECRYTRSLSAVNGDDGSELDGKVLGHDGEDEISLRIGRFGPYVQRGEATEEVPKPPRASLPKGWKPEEIDLEKALMLLSLPREIGPHPEDGETVEAGIGRYGPFVKHGRKYANLPDVEEVFTIGMNRAVEVLAQKKTRGGATAAKPLRQLGEHPEKGGAIDVMAGRYGPYVKWEKVNATLPKDVEPEGVTLEQAVELIDAKAAKGGKTKAKAKAKPAAAKTAKTTGKTAAKSTAKTAGTKAKTTKAAKTTKAKTPDQSE; via the coding sequence ATGCCCGTCGTCGTTGTCGAGTCCCCGGCCAAAGCCAAGACAATCAACAAGTATCTGGGCTCCGACTACACGGTTCTCGCCTCTTATGGCCATGTGCGCGACCTGCCCCCGAAAGACGGATCGGTCGATCCCGAGCAGGGATTCGAGATGACCTGGGAGGTCGGCTCGGACAGCAAGAAGCATGTGAAGGCCATCGCCGACGCGCTGAAAGAGGACAATGCGCTGATCCTCGCCACCGACCCCGATCGCGAGGGCGAGGCGATTTCCTGGCATCTGGAAGAGACATTGCGCGCCCGCCGCGCGATCAAGAAGGACACCGCCGTCAGCCGGGTCGTCTTCAACGCCATCACCAAATCGGCGGTGACCGAGGCGATGAAGAACCCGCGCACCGTCGACGAGCCCCTCGTCCATGCCTATCTGGCGCGCCGGGCGCTTGACTATCTGGTGGGCTTCAACCTGTCGCCGGTCCTGTGGCGCAAGCTGCCGGGCGCGAAATCGGCGGGCCGGGTGCAGTCGGTCTGCCTGCGGCTTATCGTCGAGCGCGAGATGGAGATCGAGGCCTTCCGCGCCCGCGAATACTGGACGGTCTCGGCCCAGTTCGCGACGCCGCGCGGCCAGATCTACGAGGCGCGGCTGATCACGCTGGGCGGCCAGAAGCTCGACAAGTTCGACCTGGGCACCGCGACCGATGCCGAGCTGGCGGTCAGGGCCGTCGAAAGCCGCGAGTTCACCGTCGCCGCCGTCGAGGCCAAGCCCGGTACCCGCAACCCCGCGCCGCCCTTCATGACCTCGACCCTGCAGCAGGAAGCCAGCCGCAAGTTCGGCTTCGGCGCGCGCCAGACCATGCAGGCGGCACAACGCCTCTATGAGGCGGGCATCATCACCTACATGCGGACCGACGGCATCGACATGGCCCCCGAGGCGGTGATGGCCGCGCGCGACGCGATCAAGGACCGCTACGGCGCGGATTACGTTCCGAAATCGCCGCGGATGTACAAGAACAAGGCCAAGAACGCGCAGGAAGCGCATGAATGTATCCGGCCGACCGAGATGACCCGCGATCCGTCCAAGCTGCGGGTGACCGACGAGGATCAGCGCAAGCTCTATGACCTGATCTGGAAGCGCACCATCGCCAGCCAGATGGAGGCCGCGCGGCTGGAACGCACCACCGTCGATGTCGAAAGCGCGGATCGCGAGGTGGTGCTGCGCGCCACCGGCCAGGTCGTGCTCTTCGATGGGTTTCTCAAGGTCTACGAAGAGGGCCGAGACGATACCGAGGATGGCGACGACAGGCGCCTGCCGCAGATAGCGCAGGGCGAACCCGCCCGGCCCGCATCGGCCGACCGCTTCGCCGCCGATTACGCGACGCTTGCCGGGACCGGCAGCGCCGCCCGCGACCCCGAGCTGATCGAGGCCCCCGCAGAGGACCGGGTGCTTCGCTGCGATCGGGCAATCCTCGATGCAGGCAAGGCGATCCTCGCCCAGCAGCATTTCACCCAGCCGCCGCCGCGCTATACCGAGGCCACGCTGGTCAAGCGTATGGAAGAGCTCGGCATCGGCCGGCCCTCGACCTATGCCTCGATCGTCACCACGATCCAGGATCGCGGCTATGTGCTGAAGGACAAGAACCGGCTGATCCCCGAGGACAAGGGGCGGCTGGTGACGGCCTTCCTGTCGAATTATTTCAGCCGCTATGTGGGCTACGAGTTCACCGCCAATCTGGAGGACGAGCTTGACGACGTCTCGGCGGGCGAGCGCGCCTATCTCGACGTGCTCAGCCGGTTCTGGAAGGATTTCTCGGCCGCCATCGCCGAAACCGCCGATCTGCGGATTTCCGAGGTCCTCGACAAGATCGATGACGTGCTGGCGCCGCATCTCTACCCGCCGCGCGAGGACGGCTCCGACCCGCGCATCTGCCCCAAATGCGGGGCGGGCCGGCTGAACCTCAAGACCGCGCGCTCGGGCGGGGCCTTCATCGGCTGCTCGAACTACCCCGAATGCCGCTATACCCGCTCGCTCTCGGCGGTGAATGGCGATGACGGCTCCGAGCTCGACGGCAAGGTGCTGGGCCATGACGGCGAGGACGAGATCAGCCTGCGCATCGGCCGTTTCGGCCCCTATGTGCAGCGCGGCGAGGCCACCGAAGAGGTGCCGAAACCGCCGCGGGCCAGCCTGCCCAAGGGCTGGAAGCCCGAGGAGATCGACCTCGAGAAGGCGCTGATGCTCCTGAGCCTGCCGCGCGAGATCGGGCCGCATCCCGAGGATGGCGAGACCGTCGAGGCCGGGATCGGGCGCTATGGGCCCTTCGTCAAGCATGGCCGGAAATACGCCAACCTGCCCGATGTCGAGGAGGTCTTCACCATCGGCATGAACCGCGCGGTCGAGGTGCTGGCCCAGAAGAAGACCCGCGGCGGCGCCACGGCCGCGAAACCGCTGCGCCAGCTTGGCGAGCATCCCGAGAAGGGCGGCGCCATCGACGTCATGGCCGGACGCTACGGACCCTATGTGAAATGGGAGAAGGTCAACGCGACCCTGCCCAAGGATGTGGAGCCCGAGGGCGTGACGCTGGAACAGGCGGTCGAGCTGATCGACGCCAAGGCGGCCAAGGGTGGCAAGACCAAGGCCAAGGCAAAGGCGAAACCCGCTGCCGCCAAGACCGCGAAGACGACCGGAAAAACCGCCGCGAAATCGACGGCAAAGACGGCCGGGACCAAGGCAAAGACCACGAAAGCGGCGAAGACGACAAAGGCGAAGACGCCGGACCAGTCAGAATAG
- the dprA gene encoding DNA-processing protein DprA — MEIASSYHPLAPPTREDTLVTWLRLIRSRRVGATTFFRLIEDHGTAAAALEALPDIASAAGVKDYTPFPEDLAKAEIARARKLGAVALLHDDPSYPLALRDLADAPPVLWALGRTDLVQRPMVALVGARNASSLGLRMARRLAEGLAASGYVIVSGLARGIDRAAHIAAMETGTVAVQAGGIDMPYPVENTGLAEEIGQKGLRLSEQPPGLAPQARHFPQRNRIVSGLARAVIVVEAASRSGSLITARAALDQGREVLAVPGHPFDARASGCNMLIRDGAVLVRHPEDVLEALGPVPRPDADSPAEAPPPRMTAIPETPPAARRAAPPDTAALHARILDRLGPSPLAEDQLIRDLGLPAGTVTSELLTLELDGRIARAPGGLLSRPD, encoded by the coding sequence GTGGAGATTGCTTCTTCCTACCACCCCCTCGCACCACCCACCCGGGAAGACACCCTGGTTACGTGGCTTCGTCTCATCCGGTCACGCCGTGTCGGCGCAACCACCTTCTTCAGGCTGATCGAAGATCATGGCACCGCCGCAGCGGCGCTGGAGGCCCTGCCCGACATCGCCAGCGCGGCGGGCGTCAAGGATTACACCCCCTTTCCCGAGGATCTGGCCAAGGCCGAGATCGCCCGGGCCCGCAAGCTGGGCGCGGTCGCGCTTTTGCATGACGACCCGTCCTATCCCCTTGCCCTGCGCGACCTTGCAGACGCCCCGCCCGTGCTCTGGGCCCTTGGCCGTACCGATCTCGTACAGCGCCCGATGGTGGCGCTGGTCGGCGCGCGCAACGCCTCTTCGCTGGGGCTGCGCATGGCGCGGCGGCTGGCCGAGGGGCTGGCCGCGTCCGGCTATGTGATCGTCTCGGGGCTCGCCCGCGGCATCGACCGCGCCGCCCATATCGCCGCGATGGAGACCGGGACCGTCGCGGTGCAGGCAGGCGGGATCGACATGCCCTACCCGGTCGAGAATACCGGGCTCGCCGAGGAGATCGGGCAAAAGGGGCTGCGGCTTTCCGAACAGCCGCCCGGGCTTGCCCCGCAGGCCCGCCATTTTCCGCAACGCAACCGCATCGTCTCGGGGCTCGCCCGCGCCGTCATCGTGGTCGAGGCCGCCTCGCGCTCGGGCAGCCTGATCACCGCCCGTGCCGCCCTCGATCAGGGCCGCGAGGTGCTGGCCGTCCCGGGCCATCCTTTCGACGCCCGGGCCTCGGGCTGCAACATGCTGATCCGCGACGGCGCGGTGCTGGTGCGCCATCCAGAGGATGTGCTCGAGGCGCTTGGCCCCGTGCCCCGGCCGGATGCCGACAGCCCGGCCGAGGCGCCGCCGCCGCGGATGACCGCCATCCCCGAGACCCCGCCCGCGGCCCGCCGCGCCGCGCCGCCCGACACGGCCGCACTTCATGCCCGCATCCTAGACCGTCTCGGCCCCTCGCCCCTGGCCGAGGACCAGCTGATCCGCGACCTCGGCCTGCCCGCAGGCACCGTCACCTCCGAACTGCTGACACTGGAACTCGACGGCCGGATCGCACGCGCGCCGGGCGGGCTTCTGTCGCGCCCGGACTGA
- the tldD gene encoding metalloprotease TldD → MQHPPFRPFETALDRDRALLLLQAATLGAEDGELFLERRRSEMLSFDDGRLRTASYDATEGFGLRAVRGEASGYAHSSDISEAALKRAVETARLAVAEGGGTLALGPQPTNRRLYSDADPLAEAPFALKIETLREIDDFARALDPRVVQVTATLAASLQEVVILRPDGTLLSDIRPMTRLNVSVIVEENGHRESGSHGGGGRTGLAGRIDRAGWEASAREALRIALVNLEAEPAPAGMMDVVLGPGWPGILLHEAVGHGLEGDFNRKGSSAFAGLMGQQVAARGVTVIDDGTIPDRRGSISFDDEGTPSNRTVLIEDGVLVGYMQDRQNARLMGLAPTGNGRRESHAHPPMPRMTNTCMLGGDTDPADILAGLKDGIYAVGFGGGQVDITNGKFVFSCTEAYRVRNGKVGAPVKGATLIGDGPAAMKQIRAIGNDMALDPGIGNCGKAGQWVPVGVGQPTLLIGGLTVGGAAA, encoded by the coding sequence ATGCAACACCCCCCGTTCCGCCCATTCGAGACCGCACTCGACCGCGACCGGGCGCTGCTGCTGTTGCAGGCCGCCACGCTGGGCGCCGAGGATGGCGAGTTGTTTCTCGAGCGGCGCCGCTCGGAAATGCTGAGCTTCGATGACGGCCGGCTCAGGACGGCAAGCTACGATGCCACTGAAGGATTCGGCCTGCGCGCGGTGCGCGGCGAGGCCTCGGGCTATGCCCATTCAAGCGACATCTCGGAAGCGGCGCTGAAACGCGCGGTCGAGACCGCCCGGCTTGCCGTGGCCGAGGGCGGCGGCACGCTTGCGCTGGGACCGCAGCCCACCAACCGGCGGCTCTATAGCGATGCCGACCCGCTGGCCGAGGCGCCCTTCGCGCTCAAGATCGAGACGCTCCGCGAAATCGACGATTTCGCCCGGGCGCTCGACCCCCGCGTGGTGCAGGTGACCGCCACGCTCGCAGCCTCGCTGCAGGAGGTGGTCATCCTGCGCCCTGACGGCACGCTTCTTTCCGACATCCGGCCGATGACCCGGCTCAATGTCTCGGTGATCGTCGAGGAGAACGGGCATCGCGAATCGGGCAGCCATGGCGGCGGCGGCCGCACCGGGCTGGCCGGGCGGATCGACCGGGCCGGCTGGGAGGCCTCGGCGCGCGAGGCGCTGCGCATCGCGCTGGTCAATCTCGAGGCCGAGCCCGCGCCTGCCGGAATGATGGATGTGGTGCTGGGGCCGGGCTGGCCCGGCATCCTGCTGCATGAGGCGGTGGGCCACGGGCTCGAGGGCGATTTCAACCGCAAGGGCAGCTCGGCCTTTGCCGGGCTGATGGGGCAGCAGGTGGCGGCCAGGGGCGTGACCGTGATCGACGACGGCACCATTCCCGACCGGCGCGGCTCGATCAGTTTCGATGACGAGGGCACGCCCTCGAACCGCACCGTGCTGATCGAGGATGGCGTGCTTGTCGGCTACATGCAGGACCGCCAGAACGCACGGCTGATGGGGCTCGCGCCCACCGGCAACGGCCGGCGCGAAAGCCATGCCCATCCGCCGATGCCGCGGATGACCAATACCTGCATGCTGGGCGGCGACACCGATCCTGCCGACATACTGGCCGGGCTGAAGGACGGGATCTATGCGGTAGGCTTCGGCGGCGGGCAGGTCGACATCACCAATGGCAAGTTCGTCTTCAGCTGCACCGAGGCCTACCGGGTGAGGAACGGCAAGGTCGGGGCCCCGGTCAAGGGCGCCACGCTGATCGGCGACGGCCCGGCCGCGATGAAGCAGATACGCGCCATCGGCAATGACATGGCGCTGGATCCCGGGATCGGCAATTGCGGCAAGGCAGGGCAATGGGTTCCGGTGGGCGTGGGCCAGCCGACGCTGCTGATCGGCGGGCTGACGGTGGGGGGCGCCGCGGCCTGA
- the thrC gene encoding threonine synthase encodes MRYVSTRGQAPVLNFEEAMLTGLARDGGLYVPETIPAMSADEIAALAGLSYEQAAFRVMRPFVGDTFTDAEFEAIIARAYRGFNHAARALLVQIGPNHFLLELFHGPTLAFKDFAMQLIGQLFQAALERSGQRVTIVGATSGDTGSAAIEAFRGLPNVDVFILFPEGRVSEVQRRQMTTPAEDNVHALALKGDFDDCQARLKDMFNHFEFRDAVGLAGVNSINWARVLAQVVYYFTSAVSLGAPHRPVSFTVPTGNFGDIFAGYIARRMGLPIGKLVIATNQNDILHRALTGGAYETKGVAPSISPSMDIQVSSNFERALFEAYGRDGAAVAGQMEDLKARGGFSISQGALEFLRESFASGRASEAETSGTIRATFAATGLTICPHTAVGVKVAAEQPASAVPMVTLATAHPAKFPDAVEAATGARPPLPKSMADLYERPERVSPVENDLAALEALINERRKR; translated from the coding sequence ATGCGCTATGTATCGACCCGGGGGCAGGCCCCGGTTCTGAATTTCGAAGAGGCAATGCTGACCGGGCTGGCCCGCGATGGCGGGCTTTACGTGCCCGAGACCATTCCGGCGATGTCCGCCGACGAGATCGCGGCACTGGCCGGTCTGTCCTATGAGCAGGCCGCGTTCCGGGTGATGCGGCCCTTCGTGGGCGACACCTTCACGGATGCCGAATTCGAGGCGATCATCGCCCGCGCCTATCGGGGCTTCAACCATGCCGCCCGGGCGCTCCTGGTCCAGATCGGCCCGAACCACTTCCTGCTTGAACTCTTCCATGGGCCCACGCTCGCGTTCAAGGATTTCGCGATGCAGCTGATCGGCCAGCTGTTCCAGGCCGCGCTCGAACGCTCGGGACAGCGGGTGACGATTGTCGGGGCCACCTCGGGCGATACCGGCTCGGCCGCGATCGAGGCCTTCCGCGGGCTGCCCAATGTCGATGTCTTCATCCTCTTCCCCGAGGGCCGGGTTTCCGAGGTGCAGCGGCGCCAGATGACGACGCCCGCCGAGGACAATGTCCATGCGCTTGCCCTGAAGGGCGATTTCGACGATTGCCAGGCGCGGCTGAAGGACATGTTCAACCATTTCGAGTTCCGCGACGCGGTCGGGCTTGCGGGCGTTAACTCGATCAACTGGGCGCGGGTGCTGGCCCAGGTCGTCTATTACTTCACCTCGGCGGTCTCGCTGGGCGCCCCGCACCGGCCGGTCAGCTTCACCGTGCCGACCGGCAATTTCGGCGACATCTTCGCGGGCTACATCGCGCGCCGCATGGGCCTGCCGATCGGGAAGCTGGTGATCGCCACCAACCAGAACGACATCCTGCACCGCGCGCTGACCGGCGGCGCCTATGAGACGAAGGGCGTTGCGCCCTCGATCAGCCCGTCGATGGATATCCAGGTCTCGTCCAACTTCGAACGCGCCCTGTTCGAGGCCTATGGCCGCGACGGCGCCGCCGTCGCGGGCCAGATGGAGGATCTGAAGGCCAGGGGCGGTTTTTCCATCAGTCAGGGTGCTCTGGAATTCCTGCGCGAAAGCTTCGCCTCGGGCCGTGCCTCCGAGGCCGAGACCTCCGGGACGATCCGTGCGACCTTCGCCGCGACCGGTCTGACGATCTGCCCGCATACGGCGGTCGGCGTGAAGGTCGCGGCCGAGCAGCCCGCCTCGGCTGTGCCGATGGTGACGCTCGCGACCGCGCATCCGGCGAAATTCCCCGATGCGGTCGAGGCCGCCACCGGCGCGCGGCCCCCCCTTCCAAAATCGATGGCCGATCTGTATGAGCGGCCGGAACGGGTGAGCCCGGTCGAGAACGACCTTGCCGCCCTCGAAGCCCTCATCAATGAAAGGCGCAAGCGTTGA
- a CDS encoding pitrilysin family protein — MSVELHRLPNGFRIVTERMPGLKSAAIGIWIMAGGRDERPEENGIAHFLEHMAFKGTEKRTTLEIAEAIEDVGGYINAYTSREMTAYYARVLEADVPLALDVLADILINPVFAEDEIEVERGVILQEIGQVLDTPDDVIFDWLQEVAYPGQALGRSILGPAERVRGFTREDLFRFIGTHYSPDRMILSAAGAVDHAEIVRLAEGLFSGREATPRGPLEPARFASGERREVKPLEQAHMALAFECPGYRTPEIYTAQVFSTALGGGMSSRLFQELREKRGLCYTVFAQTGAYADTGMMTLYAGTSAEQLGPMAELTMAELARAAQDMTPAEVARARVQMKAGLLMGLESPSNRAERLARLVSIWDRVPGVEETVANIDAVTTEAVRDFAARLTLDGRPALALYGPVSGAPALDALQGRLAA; from the coding sequence TTGAGCGTCGAGCTGCACAGGCTGCCGAACGGATTTCGTATCGTCACCGAGCGGATGCCCGGTCTGAAATCGGCCGCCATCGGGATCTGGATCATGGCCGGCGGGCGCGACGAGCGGCCCGAGGAAAACGGCATCGCCCATTTCCTCGAACATATGGCCTTCAAGGGCACCGAGAAGCGCACCACGCTCGAGATCGCCGAGGCGATCGAGGATGTGGGCGGCTATATCAATGCCTATACCTCGCGCGAGATGACGGCCTATTACGCCCGCGTGCTCGAGGCCGATGTGCCGCTGGCGCTGGACGTGCTGGCCGACATCCTGATCAATCCGGTCTTTGCCGAGGATGAGATCGAGGTCGAGCGCGGGGTGATCCTGCAGGAAATCGGGCAGGTGCTCGACACCCCCGATGATGTGATCTTCGACTGGCTGCAGGAGGTTGCCTATCCGGGGCAGGCGCTGGGCCGCTCGATCCTGGGGCCTGCCGAGCGCGTGCGCGGCTTTACCCGCGAGGACCTGTTCCGCTTCATCGGCACGCATTACTCGCCCGACCGGATGATCCTGTCGGCCGCGGGCGCCGTCGATCATGCCGAGATCGTGCGCCTGGCCGAGGGGCTGTTCTCGGGGCGCGAGGCAACCCCGCGCGGCCCGCTCGAACCGGCCCGTTTCGCCAGCGGCGAGCGGCGCGAGGTCAAGCCGCTCGAGCAGGCGCATATGGCGCTGGCCTTCGAATGCCCGGGCTATCGCACCCCCGAGATCTATACCGCGCAGGTCTTCTCGACCGCGCTGGGCGGTGGCATGTCCTCGCGTCTGTTCCAGGAGCTGCGCGAGAAGCGTGGCCTGTGCTATACCGTCTTCGCCCAGACCGGCGCCTATGCCGATACCGGGATGATGACGCTTTACGCGGGCACCAGTGCCGAGCAACTCGGACCGATGGCCGAGCTGACCATGGCGGAACTCGCCCGTGCCGCCCAGGACATGACGCCCGCAGAGGTGGCGCGCGCCCGGGTGCAGATGAAGGCGGGCCTGCTGATGGGGCTGGAAAGCCCCTCGAACAGGGCCGAGCGGCTGGCGCGGCTGGTCTCGATCTGGGATCGCGTGCCCGGGGTCGAGGAGACGGTGGCCAATATCGACGCGGTCACGACCGAGGCCGTGCGCGACTTCGCCGCCCGGCTGACCCTTGACGGCCGTCCGGCGCTGGCGCTTTACGGCCCCGTCTCGGGGGCACCGGCGCTTGACGCGCTGCAAGGCAGGCTGGCTGCCTGA
- a CDS encoding GNAT family N-acetyltransferase, with amino-acid sequence MLGLRRKVRIETERMTLRPPAHADFQAWTMLRAESIAFLTPWEPTWSPDHLARKAFTNRVYWAQRALGSGSAVPLFLFRRSDDALLGAITLDNIRRGPSQSGTLGYWIGACHARRGYMREAIEAVVHYAFAQKDLSRIEAACLPENAASRGVLEKCGFKYEGVAQSYLQINGRWRNHVLYANLRRDRRGRTETGLA; translated from the coding sequence ATGCTGGGCCTCAGGCGCAAGGTCCGGATCGAGACCGAGCGCATGACCCTGCGCCCGCCGGCACATGCCGATTTCCAGGCCTGGACGATGCTCCGGGCCGAAAGCATCGCCTTTCTCACGCCCTGGGAACCGACCTGGTCGCCCGACCATCTGGCGCGCAAGGCCTTCACCAACCGGGTCTACTGGGCGCAGCGGGCGTTGGGCTCGGGCTCGGCGGTGCCGCTGTTCCTGTTCCGCCGCTCGGATGACGCGCTGCTGGGCGCGATCACGCTCGACAATATCCGCCGCGGTCCGTCGCAATCGGGCACGCTCGGCTACTGGATCGGTGCCTGCCATGCCCGCCGGGGCTATATGCGCGAGGCGATCGAGGCCGTCGTGCATTACGCCTTTGCCCAAAAGGATCTGAGCCGGATCGAGGCCGCCTGCCTGCCCGAGAATGCCGCCTCGCGCGGGGTGCTGGAGAAATGCGGCTTCAAATACGAGGGCGTGGCGCAGAGCTACCTGCAGATCAACGGGCGCTGGCGCAATCACGTGCTTTACGCGAATCTGCGCCGCGACCGGCGCGGTCGGACCGAGACCGGGCTGGCCTGA
- a CDS encoding MBL fold metallo-hydrolase — translation MLRSCLILLAVLTVLPALAEGRRLSHCIAIADAAPGLRFLHPAGFGTPLGENTVRLTFVSHATFLLETPGGLVAATDYTGYLGPTPVTPDLVTMNNAHETHFTAFPDPAIPHVLEGWARGGEAADHHLDLGEMLVRNVPTDIRGHDSAAVRPDGNSIFVFEVAGLCIGHLGHLHHIPDEAQFAALGRLDVVMAPVDGRLTLDLPSMIAVLTRLKSSVVIPMHWFGPRTLERFLAGMSDDFEMRRPGSSSLEVSLRTLPSRPTVVVLEQLSD, via the coding sequence ATGTTGCGATCCTGTCTGATCCTGCTTGCGGTCCTGACCGTCTTGCCAGCCCTCGCCGAAGGGCGGCGGCTCAGCCATTGCATCGCCATCGCCGATGCCGCGCCCGGCCTGCGGTTCCTGCACCCTGCCGGTTTCGGCACGCCGCTCGGCGAGAACACGGTGCGGCTGACCTTCGTTTCTCACGCGACCTTTCTGCTCGAGACCCCGGGCGGTCTGGTGGCGGCCACCGACTATACCGGCTATCTCGGCCCGACCCCGGTCACGCCCGATCTGGTGACCATGAACAATGCCCACGAGACCCATTTCACCGCCTTTCCCGATCCCGCCATCCCACATGTTCTCGAGGGCTGGGCCAGGGGCGGAGAGGCCGCCGATCATCATCTCGATCTGGGCGAGATGCTGGTGCGCAATGTGCCCACGGACATTCGCGGTCATGACAGCGCGGCCGTGCGGCCCGACGGCAATTCGATTTTCGTCTTCGAGGTGGCGGGGCTCTGCATCGGGCATCTGGGCCATCTGCACCATATCCCGGACGAGGCGCAATTCGCGGCCCTCGGGCGGCTCGACGTGGTGATGGCTCCGGTCGACGGGCGGCTGACGCTGGATCTGCCCTCGATGATCGCTGTGCTGACCCGGCTGAAAAGCTCGGTCGTGATCCCGATGCACTGGTTCGGCCCCCGGACGCTCGAGCGCTTTCTCGCCGGCATGTCGGATGATTTCGAGATGCGCCGGCCGGGCTCATCCTCTCTCGAGGTCTCGCTCCGGACGCTGCCCTCCCGCCCGACCGTCGTGGTGCTGGAGCAGCTCTCTGACTGA
- a CDS encoding FAD-binding oxidoreductase produces MLNPVTDAFAADLRARLPAAVFRELTPAYLEEPRGRFRGQGGLLLAPGGVEEAAEILRACAAARVGIVPYGGGTGLVGGQIMETGPAPVIVTLERMRAIRAVHADENVLVAEAGCILAEVQAAAEAAGRLFPLSLASEGSARIGGLLSTNAGGLNVLRHGNARDLCLGIEAVLPDGSILTGLKRLRKDNTGYDLRHLLIGAEGTLGLITAAALKLVPRPAATGAALLAVRDPAAALTLLAMARDRVAEGVSAFELIHRAGLDFLAETLPDLRRPFADPPEWMVLIELGLGAGQDPGAALEDLFAAAFEAGLVPDGLVARSEAQRQDFWAMREAIPLANRRIGAIASHDIALPLSAIPDFIATAGPALARIGRFRINCFGHLGDGNLHYNVFPLPGETRADHEARREAITRCVHDLVARFEGSISAEHGIGRLKVAELAHYGDPTRLAVMRAIKAALDPAGIMNPGAVLRA; encoded by the coding sequence ATGCTGAACCCCGTCACCGATGCCTTTGCCGCCGATCTGCGCGCGCGGCTGCCCGCCGCCGTCTTTCGCGAGCTGACGCCCGCCTATCTGGAAGAGCCGCGCGGCCGGTTCCGGGGGCAGGGGGGGCTTCTGCTGGCGCCCGGCGGGGTCGAGGAGGCGGCCGAGATCCTGCGCGCCTGTGCCGCCGCTCGGGTCGGGATCGTTCCCTATGGCGGCGGCACCGGGCTGGTCGGCGGGCAGATCATGGAAACGGGGCCTGCCCCGGTCATCGTGACGCTGGAACGGATGCGGGCCATTCGCGCGGTCCATGCCGACGAGAATGTGCTGGTGGCCGAAGCGGGCTGCATCCTCGCCGAGGTGCAGGCGGCGGCCGAGGCGGCGGGGCGGCTGTTTCCGCTGTCTCTGGCCTCCGAGGGCTCGGCCCGGATCGGCGGGCTTCTGTCGACCAATGCGGGCGGGCTCAACGTGTTGCGCCATGGCAATGCGCGCGATCTGTGCCTCGGCATCGAGGCGGTGCTGCCCGATGGTTCGATCCTGACGGGGCTTAAGCGGCTTCGGAAGGACAATACCGGCTATGACCTGCGGCATCTGCTGATCGGGGCCGAGGGCACGCTGGGGCTGATCACCGCGGCGGCCCTGAAGCTCGTGCCGCGGCCCGCAGCCACGGGGGCCGCGTTGCTGGCGGTGCGCGATCCGGCGGCGGCGCTGACGCTTCTGGCCATGGCGCGGGACCGGGTCGCCGAGGGGGTCTCGGCCTTCGAGCTGATCCACCGTGCGGGTCTGGACTTTCTCGCCGAGACCCTGCCCGATCTGCGCCGCCCCTTCGCCGATCCGCCCGAGTGGATGGTGCTGATCGAGCTCGGGCTCGGCGCGGGGCAGGACCCGGGCGCGGCGCTGGAAGATCTCTTTGCCGCGGCCTTCGAGGCCGGGCTGGTCCCGGACGGGCTGGTCGCCCGATCCGAGGCGCAGCGCCAGGATTTCTGGGCAATGCGCGAGGCGATCCCGCTGGCCAATCGGCGGATCGGGGCCATCGCCTCGCATGATATCGCGCTGCCGCTCTCGGCGATCCCCGATTTCATCGCCACGGCCGGGCCGGCGCTGGCCCGGATCGGGCGCTTCCGGATCAACTGCTTCGGCCATCTCGGCGATGGCAACCTGCATTACAACGTCTTCCCGCTGCCCGGAGAAACCCGTGCCGATCACGAGGCACGGCGGGAGGCCATCACCAGATGCGTTCACGATCTGGTGGCCCGGTTCGAAGGCTCGATCAGTGCCGAGCACGGGATCGGACGGCTCAAGGTGGCAGAGCTCGCGCATTATGGCGATCCGACCCGGCTGGCGGTGATGCGGGCGATCAAGGCCGCGCTCGATCCCGCCGGCATCATGAATCCCGGCGCGGTGCTGCGGGCCTGA